From Spiroplasma monobiae MQ-1, a single genomic window includes:
- a CDS encoding rhodanese-like domain-containing protein, producing MLISVEEYAQNKENLFTLDVRTRTEFKTLPHFDWAINIHIDQFLDDFKKYLDEYNPQNKPIVTVCNAGNRSGQVARFLSELGYNARTLDGGIYNYNKKIR from the coding sequence ATGTTAATTTCAGTTGAAGAATATGCTCAAAATAAAGAAAATTTATTTACATTAGATGTTAGAACGAGAACAGAATTCAAAACATTGCCACATTTTGATTGAGCCATTAATATACATATAGATCAGTTTTTAGATGATTTTAAAAAGTATTTAGATGAGTATAACCCTCAAAACAAACCAATAGTAACAGTTTGTAACGCAGGCAACAGGAGTGGTCAAGTTGCTAGATTTTTAAGCGAACTTGGTTATAATGCAAGAACTTTAGATGGTGGTATTTATAATTACAATAAAAAAATAAGATAA
- the rpmI gene encoding 50S ribosomal protein L35 — protein MPKMKTKSSLAKRVKKNGAGKLKRGKAYRSHLAQNKSTKQKRHLKKATFVSAGDMKRLKGLLQN, from the coding sequence ATGCCAAAAATGAAGACAAAAAGCTCTTTAGCTAAAAGAGTTAAGAAAAATGGTGCAGGTAAATTAAAAAGAGGTAAAGCTTATAGATCTCACTTAGCACAAAATAAATCAACAAAACAAAAAAGACATCTAAAAAAAGCAACTTTCGTCTCAGCTGGAGATATGAAACGTCTAAAAGGATTATTACAAAACTAA
- the infC gene encoding translation initiation factor IF-3 — translation MADIKNIKTDFVNREIRAKQVLIINEDGTKNGPLNKFEALKLAEEAGLDLLQVGMQDNATAIAKILDYGKFKYEQKRKQKENKKNQVKVENKEIRLTVGIGDHDMDTKARKAREFLEAGDRVKISLKFKGREITFQEFGKETLEKFYKKIEDVAKVEKEAKLNTRFLDMYVVPKKG, via the coding sequence ATGGCAGACATTAAAAATATAAAAACAGATTTTGTTAACAGAGAAATTAGAGCTAAACAAGTTTTAATTATTAATGAAGATGGTACAAAAAATGGACCACTTAACAAATTTGAAGCTTTAAAATTAGCAGAAGAAGCGGGTTTAGACTTACTTCAAGTGGGTATGCAAGACAACGCTACAGCTATTGCTAAAATACTTGATTATGGGAAATTTAAATACGAACAAAAGCGTAAACAAAAAGAGAACAAAAAAAATCAAGTTAAAGTTGAAAACAAAGAAATCCGTTTAACTGTGGGAATTGGTGATCATGATATGGACACAAAAGCTAGAAAAGCTAGAGAATTCCTAGAAGCGGGAGATAGAGTTAAAATTTCATTAAAATTTAAAGGTAGAGAGATTACTTTCCAAGAGTTTGGAAAAGAAACTTTAGAAAAATTCTACAAAAAAATTGAAGATGTTGCAAAAGTCGAAAAAGAAGCCAAACTAAATACAAGATTCTTAGATATGTATGTAGTGCCAAAAAAAGGTTAA
- a CDS encoding NAD(+)/NADH kinase: MFSFSIIKNDYKSTEEVVSNLREKLELRGWVYNEIDPNYVFIFGGDGTFLKAVSIYKEKIKDIEFVPFKSGGIGFYTNKNRVENIDDTIESIENKSYKLNEFELLEVKTKSKNLVVANEIKILNEKNPLYVEIYINDEFLEKFHGTGIVISTSNGSSGYMKSAGGAVILAKDSKVFQMQELVPVSTNKFRTLNAPLILNDKHVIKFKFEENSNEMMVIDTVQYPVDELELEIKPSKTTIKAVADHQSATKIEILRDIFIKDKDIIE; this comes from the coding sequence ATGTTTTCTTTTAGCATTATAAAAAATGATTATAAAAGTACAGAAGAAGTAGTCTCTAATTTGAGAGAAAAACTTGAATTAAGAGGATGAGTATATAATGAAATAGATCCTAATTATGTTTTCATATTTGGTGGTGATGGTACTTTTTTAAAAGCTGTTTCAATATATAAAGAAAAGATAAAAGATATTGAATTTGTTCCATTTAAAAGTGGTGGAATAGGTTTCTATACAAATAAAAATAGAGTTGAAAACATAGATGATACAATAGAATCGATTGAAAATAAAAGTTATAAATTAAATGAATTTGAACTTTTGGAAGTTAAAACAAAAAGCAAAAATTTGGTTGTTGCAAATGAAATTAAAATATTAAATGAAAAAAATCCTTTATATGTAGAAATATATATAAATGATGAATTTCTAGAAAAATTCCACGGTACAGGAATAGTTATATCAACTTCCAATGGAAGTAGTGGGTATATGAAATCAGCAGGTGGAGCTGTTATTCTTGCCAAAGATAGCAAAGTATTTCAGATGCAAGAATTAGTGCCTGTAAGTACTAATAAATTTAGAACTTTGAATGCTCCACTTATCTTGAATGATAAACACGTTATTAAGTTCAAGTTTGAGGAGAATTCAAATGAGATGATGGTGATTGACACTGTTCAATATCCTGTTGATGAATTAGAACTTGAAATCAAACCATCAAAAACAACTATCAAAGCGGTTGCCGATCATCAATCTGCAACTAAAATTGAAATATTGAGAGATATTTTTATTAAAGATAAGGATATTATTGAATAA
- the rplT gene encoding 50S ribosomal protein L20: MARVKFGKVTRARRKRWIKRAKGYYGTKKANYKKAHEQVVRSMAYAFVGRKLKKRDFRKLWIIRINAAVRPLGLSYSKFMNGLKIAGIDINRKMLSELAIHEPKQFEAIVASSKKALDSKK; the protein is encoded by the coding sequence ATGGCAAGAGTAAAATTTGGTAAAGTAACTAGAGCAAGAAGAAAACGTTGAATTAAAAGAGCAAAAGGTTACTATGGAACAAAAAAAGCAAACTATAAAAAGGCTCATGAACAAGTTGTACGTTCTATGGCTTATGCTTTTGTTGGACGTAAACTTAAAAAACGTGATTTTAGAAAATTATGAATTATTCGTATAAATGCGGCGGTTAGACCATTAGGATTAAGTTATTCTAAATTTATGAATGGTTTAAAAATTGCGGGAATTGATATTAATAGAAAAATGTTATCTGAATTAGCAATTCATGAACCAAAGCAATTTGAAGCAATCGTGGCTTCATCTAAAAAAGCTTTAGATTCTAAAAAATAA
- a CDS encoding ribonuclease J, with protein sequence MADIKFMALGGQDERGKNIFVISVNDDLYIFDAGIKFPERSVLGIDVIIPNFEFLKANAKKIKGIFLSNPSSNNSGAISYILREIDVPVYCNELTTTILKYRNMKYRIKNRENNFKIINDKDIVSFGDVKIEAFRTTAAFPESFGFAMHTEDGVIVYAGDYIIDGNEQSYFSTDMNHLNEIAKKGVLALISDAEYASRIGYTVPNHRIDKFIAAPMKDKKRRLILGMFEEDVFKLFEIIKQAKANDRKIAVYGKTITKVVESKVIQESLQISEKDIISIEEFTKSEDGILMLTGAGDLLYTRLAKIAAGNDDKVEFTENDTIILATPPAAGVEKRHAEILDELARTNAKLVSLSDKNIWSMRASYEDIKLMTRIMRPKSFIPIKGLYKDFLSAERAAIEAGVEKKNIQLINNGQILKIAEEGKLIIASDSIKTADVYVDGIGVGDIGAVVLNERKQLATDGAVIIGANVNNKTKDLISLIDIQMRGVIYITEENPIFKLMQKQIVDILDKYKNESKTNPSAYDLNAIKKEIVSRIRTTLKQETGKQPIVLVIINELDGSFFEPRQNRTKNS encoded by the coding sequence ATGGCAGATATTAAATTTATGGCCCTTGGTGGTCAAGACGAAAGAGGAAAAAATATTTTTGTTATTAGTGTTAATGATGATTTGTATATTTTTGATGCTGGTATAAAATTTCCAGAAAGAAGTGTTTTAGGAATAGATGTAATTATTCCTAACTTTGAATTTTTAAAAGCAAATGCTAAAAAAATTAAAGGTATTTTTTTATCAAACCCAAGCTCAAATAACTCAGGAGCTATAAGTTATATTTTGAGAGAAATAGATGTACCAGTTTATTGTAATGAACTTACAACAACTATTTTAAAATATAGAAATATGAAATATAGAATTAAAAATAGAGAGAATAACTTCAAAATAATAAATGATAAAGATATTGTTTCATTTGGTGATGTTAAAATCGAAGCTTTTAGAACAACTGCAGCCTTCCCAGAATCATTTGGATTTGCAATGCATACTGAAGATGGTGTAATTGTTTACGCTGGAGATTACATTATTGACGGAAATGAACAATCATATTTTTCAACAGACATGAACCATTTAAATGAAATTGCTAAAAAAGGAGTATTAGCTTTGATTAGTGATGCTGAATACGCTTCGAGAATTGGATATACTGTTCCAAACCACAGAATCGATAAATTTATAGCAGCTCCAATGAAGGACAAAAAGAGACGTTTAATCTTAGGTATGTTTGAAGAAGATGTCTTTAAACTATTCGAAATTATTAAACAAGCCAAAGCAAATGATAGAAAAATTGCTGTTTATGGAAAAACTATAACAAAGGTTGTTGAATCAAAAGTTATTCAAGAAAGTTTACAAATATCAGAGAAAGATATTATAAGCATTGAAGAATTTACAAAATCAGAAGATGGTATTTTAATGTTAACTGGAGCAGGAGATTTGCTATATACTAGACTTGCAAAGATTGCTGCAGGTAATGATGATAAAGTAGAATTTACTGAAAACGACACAATTATATTAGCCACCCCTCCAGCAGCAGGTGTTGAAAAAAGACATGCTGAAATTTTGGATGAATTAGCAAGAACTAATGCTAAATTAGTTTCTTTAAGTGATAAGAACATTTGATCAATGAGAGCAAGTTATGAAGATATTAAATTAATGACTAGAATCATGAGACCAAAATCATTTATACCAATCAAAGGATTATATAAAGATTTCTTATCTGCTGAAAGAGCTGCAATTGAAGCTGGAGTAGAAAAGAAAAATATTCAATTAATTAATAATGGACAAATTTTAAAAATAGCAGAAGAGGGTAAATTGATTATTGCTTCTGATTCTATTAAAACAGCAGATGTTTATGTTGATGGAATTGGTGTTGGTGATATCGGAGCTGTTGTTTTAAATGAAAGAAAACAACTTGCAACTGATGGGGCTGTAATTATTGGTGCAAATGTAAATAACAAAACAAAGGATTTAATATCATTGATTGATATTCAAATGCGTGGAGTTATCTACATTACTGAAGAAAATCCAATATTTAAATTAATGCAAAAGCAAATAGTTGATATATTAGATAAATACAAAAATGAATCTAAAACAAACCCAAGTGCATATGATTTAAATGCTATTAAAAAAGAGATTGTTTCAAGAATTAGAACAACACTAAAACAAGAAACGGGTAAACAACCAATTGTATTGGTAATAATAAATGAACTAGATGGATCATTCTTTGAACCAAGACAAAATAGAACAAAAAACTCATAA
- a CDS encoding PTS sugar transporter subunit IIB, translating to MIKKVLLACNAGMSTSILVKNMQNHAFEEDINVEIKAVSTSEAKLNGSSWDIVLLGPQVAYELDEMKTYFDTPVFVIDKEDYGKANGEKVLGFALANCK from the coding sequence ATGATTAAAAAAGTACTTTTAGCTTGCAATGCAGGAATGAGTACATCGATTTTGGTAAAAAATATGCAAAACCATGCCTTTGAAGAGGATATTAATGTTGAAATAAAAGCTGTTTCAACAAGTGAAGCAAAACTCAATGGATCTTCATGAGATATTGTTCTTTTAGGGCCACAAGTAGCATATGAACTAGATGAGATGAAAACATATTTTGACACACCGGTGTTCGTGATCGATAAAGAAGATTATGGAAAAGCAAATGGTGAAAAAGTATTAGGTTTCGCATTAGCAAACTGTAAATAA
- the trpS gene encoding tryptophan--tRNA ligase, with protein sequence MDKKRMLSGITTTGQMTLGNYIGAMRNFVALQDEFDMYVFVANLHGITTPIEKEVLRKNIKNMVTLYFACGMDPEKSTVFIQSEILEHTQLAWILTCNTTIGELQRMTQFKDKSTKVKSENGTEFIPTGLLTYPVLMAADILMYDPEFVPVGKDQKQHIELARNIGERMNNKFGEMFTIPEHYTPKIGSKIMDLQDPTKKMSKSAANPKSFIALLDNIEDVKKKIKSAVTDSENIIKFDPENKPGVSNLLTIYSALKNISIEETEKFFEGKDYGVLKEEVSSVVVELLEGIQKRFDELSNSDLVDKWLEEGAEKARKIARKKLTKVQNLTGLNYKRK encoded by the coding sequence ATGGATAAAAAAAGAATGTTATCAGGAATAACAACAACTGGTCAAATGACACTTGGAAACTACATTGGAGCCATGAGAAACTTTGTTGCATTACAAGATGAATTTGATATGTACGTTTTTGTTGCAAACTTGCATGGAATAACAACACCAATTGAAAAAGAAGTATTAAGAAAAAACATTAAAAATATGGTAACTTTATATTTCGCTTGTGGAATGGACCCTGAAAAATCTACAGTATTTATTCAAAGCGAAATATTAGAACATACTCAATTAGCTTGAATTCTTACTTGTAATACAACTATTGGGGAATTACAAAGAATGACTCAATTTAAGGACAAATCTACAAAAGTTAAATCAGAAAACGGTACCGAATTTATACCAACAGGATTATTAACTTATCCAGTTTTAATGGCTGCAGATATTTTAATGTATGATCCTGAGTTTGTTCCTGTGGGAAAAGATCAAAAACAACATATTGAACTTGCAAGAAACATTGGAGAAAGAATGAATAATAAATTTGGTGAAATGTTTACTATTCCAGAACATTACACACCAAAAATAGGTTCTAAAATAATGGACTTGCAAGATCCAACAAAAAAAATGTCTAAATCAGCTGCAAATCCAAAAAGTTTTATTGCACTTTTGGATAATATTGAAGATGTTAAGAAAAAAATTAAATCGGCTGTTACTGATTCAGAAAATATAATTAAATTTGATCCGGAAAACAAACCCGGAGTAAGTAACTTGTTAACCATCTATTCAGCACTTAAAAACATTTCAATTGAAGAAACTGAAAAATTCTTTGAAGGAAAAGATTATGGTGTTCTAAAAGAAGAAGTTAGTTCAGTTGTTGTTGAACTTTTAGAAGGAATTCAAAAAAGGTTTGATGAACTAAGTAACTCAGATCTAGTAGATAAATGATTAGAAGAAGGAGCCGAAAAAGCTCGTAAAATTGCTAGAAAGAAACTTACAAAAGTTCAAAACTTAACTGGATTAAATTATAAAAGAAAATAG
- a CDS encoding DUF871 domain-containing protein, with protein MKRQLGISIYPEQSKFEKDKEYLDLAKKLGYEVVFTSVLHFVGSENEKEKADMVLKAIKYAKEIGFYTILDVEYKSMDLIGINVNDVSKCKEYGIDCLRLDSPSLPFEIANITHNKFGIDIQLNMSNNDSLIDNVMDYKPIKERLSGCHNFYPLEYTALPFDYFKEANQKYLKHNLSTAAFVGSHFGDMTTAVGWKELPTLEEQRNLSISEQAKILFYTNEINLVLIGNAYATQEELKELANIDRYEITLNIKPLYELSQSEKGILNFDHFRRGDITEYFVRSTFSRVEFKNSSIEPKNTKKIYNKGDVVIINNNDIKYKGECHIIVKDNFEDKQQKYNWIGTVKESERRLIDFIGPWNHFRFGIED; from the coding sequence ATGAAAAGACAATTAGGAATATCAATTTATCCTGAACAATCTAAATTTGAAAAAGACAAAGAATATTTGGATTTAGCAAAAAAATTAGGATATGAAGTTGTTTTCACAAGTGTATTACATTTTGTGGGATCTGAAAATGAAAAAGAAAAAGCGGATATGGTTTTAAAGGCAATTAAGTATGCAAAAGAAATTGGTTTTTATACAATACTTGATGTTGAATATAAATCAATGGATTTAATTGGAATAAATGTAAATGATGTTTCAAAATGTAAAGAATATGGAATTGATTGTTTAAGATTGGATTCTCCAAGTTTACCATTTGAAATAGCAAATATTACACATAACAAATTTGGTATTGATATACAATTGAACATGTCAAATAACGATAGTTTAATTGATAATGTTATGGATTATAAACCAATAAAAGAAAGACTTAGTGGATGCCATAATTTTTATCCATTGGAATATACTGCTTTACCTTTTGATTATTTCAAAGAAGCAAATCAAAAATATTTAAAACATAATTTATCAACAGCTGCATTTGTGGGTAGTCACTTTGGTGACATGACAACAGCTGTGGGGTGGAAAGAATTGCCAACTTTAGAAGAACAAAGAAATCTCTCGATATCAGAACAAGCAAAAATATTATTCTATACAAATGAAATCAACTTAGTTTTAATAGGTAATGCATATGCAACTCAAGAAGAGTTGAAGGAACTTGCAAATATAGATAGATATGAAATTACTCTAAATATAAAACCACTTTATGAATTAAGTCAAAGTGAAAAGGGTATTCTAAATTTTGATCATTTTAGAAGAGGAGATATCACAGAATATTTCGTCAGATCAACATTTTCAAGGGTAGAATTTAAAAATTCATCAATTGAGCCTAAAAATACTAAAAAGATATACAACAAGGGTGATGTTGTGATAATAAATAATAATGATATTAAGTATAAAGGTGAATGCCATATTATTGTTAAAGACAATTTTGAAGATAAACAACAAAAATACAATTGAATTGGTACTGTAAAAGAAAGTGAAAGAAGATTAATTGATTTTATTGGTCCTTGAAATCACTTTAGATTCGGAATAGAGGATTAG
- a CDS encoding PTS transporter subunit EIIC, with translation MNDKSLHLTNEKKLKTKNIKDADNSNGGWSKFLTMLQELGKVLQFPIAVLPFAAILNRFGALGIGYTSETVEGTLVITNQVGYWISLIIQIPGSIPFDNLPLLFAIGCAFGLAKDHRGEVALVAVIFYLALAGLTAEGTLPNMIYGKTLTFTDENGISFSKLLYVQILKSNENGTETVISGGAYVLSTGVLGGIVTGCLSAYIYNRLQNIKLPTALSFFGGRRFVPMVALTAAIPVAFAFAIIWPWIQLGLISFGTAVANPENPAVAIPGTTIYAILNRLLLPFGLHQIMNTFFWFQMPVSGNVVQPGFGSNPIIGTETEIIMGDINAFASGISTSGLFQSGFFPIMMGGLPMAAVAMIMTSDKENRKEIAGFLGGVAGVSFLSGITEPLEFSFVFIAPVLLGVHAGLTGIFMAITTSMKIQIGFGFSAGFIDFAASLPQSWALANARDSVISNPLWILVLTAAAGATYYFVFYFTIKGMNLATPGRNVTNESIKTKENFDKNKKQTVSSGDKYEVMADKIVKAIGKDNFVSIDNCATRLRLILKDNSTIDDALIKSAGTYGIKRLGNESLQIVVGSDVEHTANALRKILNH, from the coding sequence ATGAACGATAAAAGTTTACATTTAACTAACGAAAAAAAGTTAAAGACAAAGAATATAAAAGACGCAGACAACTCTAATGGTGGATGAAGTAAATTTTTAACAATGCTTCAAGAATTAGGAAAAGTATTACAATTTCCTATTGCAGTACTGCCATTTGCAGCAATTCTAAATAGATTTGGTGCTCTTGGTATTGGTTATACATCAGAAACCGTTGAAGGCACACTTGTCATAACAAATCAGGTGGGTTACTGAATATCACTAATTATTCAAATACCAGGTTCCATACCTTTTGATAATCTTCCATTGTTATTTGCAATTGGTTGTGCATTTGGTTTAGCTAAAGATCACAGAGGTGAGGTTGCACTTGTTGCTGTTATATTTTATTTAGCCCTTGCTGGTTTGACTGCCGAAGGAACTTTACCAAATATGATTTATGGAAAAACATTAACATTTACAGATGAAAATGGAATATCGTTTTCTAAACTACTATATGTACAAATATTAAAAAGTAATGAAAATGGTACAGAAACAGTAATTTCAGGAGGGGCATATGTATTGAGTACAGGTGTTCTTGGGGGTATAGTGACTGGTTGTTTATCTGCTTATATATATAACAGATTACAAAATATAAAATTACCAACTGCATTATCATTTTTTGGGGGTCGCAGATTTGTTCCTATGGTTGCATTAACAGCTGCAATCCCGGTTGCATTTGCATTTGCAATAATTTGACCTTGAATACAATTAGGACTAATTAGTTTTGGTACTGCTGTTGCAAATCCTGAAAATCCAGCGGTTGCGATTCCTGGAACCACTATATATGCAATTTTAAATAGGTTATTATTGCCTTTTGGTTTACACCAAATTATGAATACATTCTTTTGATTTCAAATGCCTGTAAGTGGTAATGTTGTTCAACCGGGATTTGGCTCAAATCCTATAATTGGAACAGAAACAGAGATAATAATGGGAGATATCAACGCATTTGCTAGTGGTATAAGTACATCGGGCTTATTTCAATCAGGATTTTTCCCAATAATGATGGGTGGACTACCTATGGCTGCTGTGGCTATGATTATGACATCTGATAAAGAAAATAGAAAAGAAATTGCTGGATTCCTTGGTGGGGTTGCGGGTGTTTCTTTCTTATCAGGAATAACAGAACCATTAGAATTTTCATTTGTATTTATAGCTCCTGTATTATTAGGTGTTCACGCTGGATTAACAGGTATATTTATGGCAATAACCACTTCAATGAAAATTCAAATAGGATTTGGATTTAGTGCAGGATTTATAGATTTTGCTGCATCATTGCCACAATCATGAGCTTTAGCTAATGCAAGAGACTCAGTTATTTCAAATCCATTATGAATATTAGTTCTAACTGCTGCTGCTGGTGCTACATACTACTTCGTCTTTTATTTCACAATAAAAGGAATGAATTTAGCTACACCCGGTAGAAATGTAACTAATGAATCAATTAAAACTAAAGAAAATTTTGACAAAAATAAAAAGCAAACAGTATCGAGTGGAGATAAATATGAGGTTATGGCAGATAAGATTGTTAAAGCAATCGGAAAAGATAACTTTGTAAGTATTGATAACTGTGCCACAAGATTAAGATTGATATTAAAAGATAATTCTACAATAGATGATGCTTTAATTAAATCCGCAGGAACTTATGGCATTAAGAGATTGGGTAATGAAAGTTTGCAAATAGTTGTTGGGTCTGATGTTGAGCATACTGCCAATGCATTAAGAAAAATATTAAACCATTAA